A region of the Arenibacter antarcticus genome:
AGTGATATTTAGGAAGGAAATTTATGCAACCGCATGCATCATGGGAGGGGTAAGCTTTTTCTTGATACGAGAACTACCGATCAACGAATTGTATGCCGATATTGCAACTATTCTTATTGTAATTGGGATTCGCTTATGGGCAGTAAAATATAAAATATCGCTACCCAACATTTACCGCAGTTTCAATGCTTCAGAATAACACAGAGAAATCCGGTAAACCTAATTGAGGAAATTACAAGGGGAATTTTAAAAGTATATAATGATGTTTATTATTTAATCACTTCTGCTTTTAGGATCCTAATATTCTGGGAAGGCCAATCTCCATTATCCACTGGTTGGTGGTTAATTTCATCCACAACATCCATCCCATTAATAACCTTTCCAAAAGGGGTATAATTGCCATCTAGGTGATAGGATCCCGGTTTGGTGACCACTATAAAAAACTCGAAGGGAGAAGCCAACATATGTGGGTTATCTATTTCACTGCTGGGCATAGAAATAGTGCCTCTATGGTGCTTATGACCTTTTCTGGTATCTGGTGGTAAAAGGTACTTGCCGATCTCACCTCGTTTTTCCGCAGTTTCTAAATTATCGGCATTTCCCCCTTGGATAATAAAGTTTTTTACCACCCTATGAAAATAGGTGTTGTTGAAATAGCCTTTCTTGGTCAGGTATATAAAGTTGGCCTTGTGATAGGGTACGTTGTCATACAATTGAATAGTTATCTCCCCAAAATTAGTAGTCAACTTTACAGTATCTTCCGTTAACTTCTTACTGTAATTAAAGAAAAATTCGATCGCATTGTCCTCGGTAAGTACAAAAGGCGCTTCCTCTTCTTTCTCTTTTAAGGTGGGCTTGAGGGAATCCAAGGTATCCAATTTGATTTCGGCCTTTGGGACGTGCTTATTTTTATCGGAGGGTTGGTCCTTACAGCTCCCAACCAGTACTAGGAGGGATAAAGAAAAATTGGAAAGCGTTTTAAATGTCATATACTTCAAATTATTTTTGATAGGTTATCAAATGGGAATACCCTATTTTAGTCAAATTGGCCGTAAATTACAAAAAAATGAATTTGTGAATTTTGACGATTTCTCGAATAGAATATCAAAAATAGAAAATCTTGAACTTCCGGGAAGTGAATCCCATTTTAAAATGGCCCCTTTGTTCAGGATCCAAGAATTGTCCGCAAATAAATTGGCAACTAAAAATCCTAGGAAAGCTGCCGTTATGGCCTTGTTTTATCCTGATATGAGCTATAACACCAACCTCTTGTTAATTTTAAGGAATACGTACAAGGGTGTTCACAGTAATCAGATTGGCCTTCCAGGAGGGAAAATTGAAAAAGTGGATTCTAATTTGCTGGCGACTGCATTAAGGGAAACCTACGAAGAGGTGGGTGCGGTCCCAGACCGGATTAAGGTGTTACGACCCTTGACCAATATATTTATACCCCCTAGCAATTTTGAGGTAACCCCTTATTTGGGGTTGTACCAAAAAGAGCGCCCATTTGTAGCTCAGGCAAAGGAGGTAGCCGCATTAGTAGAAGTGTCTTTGTCGGATTTTATGGATGATAAGAAAATAATTTATCAAAAATTAACTACTTCTTATGCAGAAAACGTGGAGGTACCTGCCTTTAAATTAAATGGTTACACAGTATGGGGGGCTACAGCTATGATGCTCAATGAAATTAAGGAGCTATTTAAACAAGTGTTATAAGACACTAATTTTGTAATTTTGAACGTTAAACAGAAACTATGGGCTTGTTTAAGAAAAATCCTTTTGGACATATTTTGTTCATTAAAAAATGGCTTATCCGTATCTTGGCGGTAATAACGCACAAACGGTATCGGGGTTTTAATACCCTAGAAATTGAAGGTTCCGAAATACTCAGGAATTTGCCGGATCAAAATGTGCTTTTTGTAAGTAACCACCAGACCTATTTTGCGGATGTTGTGGCCATGTTCCACGTATTTAATGCCAGTTTAAGTGGCAGGGAAGATTCCATAAAAAATTTGGGGTATATCTGGCAGCCT
Encoded here:
- a CDS encoding peptidylprolyl isomerase; this translates as MTFKTLSNFSLSLLVLVGSCKDQPSDKNKHVPKAEIKLDTLDSLKPTLKEKEEEAPFVLTEDNAIEFFFNYSKKLTEDTVKLTTNFGEITIQLYDNVPYHKANFIYLTKKGYFNNTYFHRVVKNFIIQGGNADNLETAEKRGEIGKYLLPPDTRKGHKHHRGTISMPSSEIDNPHMLASPFEFFIVVTKPGSYHLDGNYTPFGKVINGMDVVDEINHQPVDNGDWPSQNIRILKAEVIK
- a CDS encoding CoA pyrophosphatase codes for the protein MNFDDFSNRISKIENLELPGSESHFKMAPLFRIQELSANKLATKNPRKAAVMALFYPDMSYNTNLLLILRNTYKGVHSNQIGLPGGKIEKVDSNLLATALRETYEEVGAVPDRIKVLRPLTNIFIPPSNFEVTPYLGLYQKERPFVAQAKEVAALVEVSLSDFMDDKKIIYQKLTTSYAENVEVPAFKLNGYTVWGATAMMLNEIKELFKQVL